In the genome of Peromyscus eremicus chromosome 1, PerEre_H2_v1, whole genome shotgun sequence, the window tgctgggaattgaacctgggtcttttggaagagcagccagtgctcttaactgctgagccatctctccggatGTTTCAAAATTTTTACCGAAAGTAACAAATGTACCGGGAGGTACACATTATACTTGTAGGTAGCCTGGTATGGCTGGTTGGATTTTCATAAAGGGAACATGTCTAATGACTATTCAGATAAAAAACACCCCCACAACTGCATAAGGTGGCataggcctgcaatcccagcactcaggaagcagaggcaggtggatttctgtgagttcgaggtcagcctggtctacatagtgagctccaggacagccagggttacgcagtgagaccttgtcttaaacgGGAGTTCTGGGCGTGAAACTATCCGCCAACCAGGTCATTTTGCTCTGACTTGAACAGACAAGACATCACAGGCCAACAAACGCGGTCCTCTTCGAAGGCCTTGTTGGAATGAGTGAATGATGAGAGGACCAGGGACTTAATGCTGACCCTCTTATGTCCTGTGCCAGCTCCCCTCGGCCTACTGAGCCTGCTGCCCCCCCTCAGGCCTGCGGCCCCCATCTCCCCATCAGAGCCCATCAGTCAAGCCTATAGCCTGGCTCTCTACATGCAGAAGAACACGTCGACGCTGCTGCAGACCTACGTGAGTAACACTGAGCAAGAGCAGGGCTCTGGGGGAGGGGGCCGGCCCGCATACGGCAAGCAGAGCCGTCCGAGAGACCCCTTTGTGAGCGTGGGGGTGCAGTGGCTCTTAGCCAAGACACACTCGCTTGTATTGTCACTAACTAGAACTTCAGGTAATCATTCTTCTGGAACCACCCTTCAAACTTCTCCGAGAGGTGGGACTAGAGTCCATTTTACAGGTTAGAACATGGAGTTGTAGACAGGTAGGTAATTTGCCTTGGGGCACTGAGCTAGTGAGTGCAATGCCAGTGTCTGGAAGCAGGTCTGTGGAACTCCGTTCTAgaagctcccacccccacccacacttACTCATTGTCTAGAGGTAAAACTGGCAGCTTGCTTTCTGAGTCTTGGATGTTTGTTTGCTTGACCCATGTGGGGCTGGTTTCCATTTCCAGTACAGGGACAGGGACCCCATTGGCCAAAACTTGACCTCCTCTTAGCCCTGTCCCTTCCTAAATCACATACCTGCCTGGTCCTGAGACCCTGGAGTTTACAACTCTTCCACTGCATAGTGGTTCTTTACACCACTATGATTACAAAATCCAGGCTCTAGGTTGGGCGtgttggctcacacctttagtgcTAGCAACAGGGGAagagaggcagacggatctctgtgagtttgaggccaagctaTATACAGATAGAGAGtgagggatacacagagagaccctgtttaaaaaaaaatgagaaacatcaGCTGTTACATTTTAGTAATGTACTCGGAGTGAACATACAGTCATATTGCTCATTGATATTCATACATGAAAGATATTCTCACCTTATTGCATGTCAGATACTCTTCATTTTACAACACTGCCATGCAGAGCTGTGGGTTCTTGCGATTCATGGAGACCCAGCTGATGCCGGGGACAAAAGGGAGGCTGTAGTACACTTGCTTATTCCTGCAGCTCCCCAAGGGTGAATGGTGGCTTCCTCGGGGGAAATGCCAGTCTCAGAGGGAAGATGTGCACCCAGAAACTCCTTCAGCCACTTTACTTCCATTTGTCTGTCATTCATGCAGCTGCAGTACCAGGGTAGCCCCTTCAGTGACCCTGGTTTCTCAGCTCCTGAACTCCAGCTCAGCAGCCTGCCTCCTGCTGCGGTGCCCTTCAAGACCTGGCATGCGATGGACGATGCAGAGCGGCTAAGCCGGGCCCAGGGAGGCTTCCTGGCCCTGACCCAGCACCTCCAGCTTGTGGGGGACGACCAGAGTGATCTGAATCCTGGCAGTTCCATTCTGCTGGCCCAGCTCGGAGCGGCAAGACTCAGGGCCCAAGGCCTACTGGGCAACATGGCTGCTATCATGACTGCTCTAGGGCTGCCCATCCCTCCAGAAGAGGATACTCTGGGTCTTGTCCCTTTTGGGGCCTCAGCCTTTGAAAGGAAATGTCGAGGCTACATAGTGACCCGGGAATATGGTCACTGGACGGACCGGGCTGTGAGAGATTTGGCTCTACTCAAGGCCAAGTACCCAGCATAGAAGGTCGTCCTTCTGTCAGAAGTCCCAAGGCTTTTCTTTAGAGGACTCATTCCTGCCTTACTTCTGAGATGGAGAACGCCTCGCGCCTCACTTAGCAGTCAGGACCCCTGGGACAAGTGTTTGGGACTATTTCCCGGAAGCCAAGCCTCCACTCCTGATTGCCTGGGTCTTCCTGCCAGGTCCTAGAGACTGGACTCGCTTTCAGATCTAGGCAGGACTCCATGGACCCATTTGATGGATCAACAAACCAGTGGTGTGTTGACATTTCTGCTTCGTGGTTGGGAAGAAGAGCCCTTATGAAGAGGCTTTACTTCCCACCCTAGGGAGAGGACAGCTGGTCTCCCTCCTGAGCTTGTCCTGACTTTCCTCTTCCTGTATTTGAGAAAGACCAGGGGctggcttcctgtctctgcctacctcAATTCCTAGGTAAAGACGTGACCCTTCTGGACACAGGCCTCTTTTATCTGAAGTTCTTACCCTCAGTCTACCTCTTCATCGACGGTTCCTATTGAACTCCTCAGTGGACAGAGGCTCAGTGTCCAGTCACAGCCACCAGGACTCATGTCTCCTCTGTTTCCTGCTGAGGAGATCCATTTTGTGTTCAGGACTGACAAATGGTAGCCCCGGCCTGGGCCCTTCATGAATTTATTTGTACTGTGCCTTTGTGGGTAAGGGGGAGGGACCTACTGTACAGTAAAGATCCTATTCTCCTCAGATCTCTCCCCATATGCAACAACTGTGTTTCATTAAACTGTGCTTTTAttgttaaacatttatttacaaaaattaatttattctcaaataaaactaatttcttaagatgtttttctgtctttccctctccATAGACCAGGCTCGGGCTGGGGTCACACTGGGAATAGGGGacggagggaagaaagggaaggacagGGCTGCAGAAGAAcccatgggaggagggaggacaccaGGGAGATGGTCCTGGAGATGGGTGGCCTTGCCACCACTGGACCAGCAGGCACTTTTCTAGTTAGGAAAGGACAAAGGAACTGAAGGGAGAGAAAGTGTCACCTCCATGAGATGAAACTCGGAGTTACACATAGTCATATGGACCATGGGGAGACAGATGCAAAAactaggagtcagaggcaggtggagctctgggagttcgaggccaacctggtctacatagtgagctccaggccacccagggctatagagtgagaccttgtctcaaaaacaaacaagcaagcaaagaaagaaagagcaagcgACAAGGAACGAGAGATAGAAACCTCTCAGAGACAAAAGAATTCAagacagaggaaaagaggaaaaaacgAGAAACTGGTAGGCACACGAAGCTCCCTGAGGAGACAAGATCCAAAGAGACAGAGACCATACAATGCAGAAAGGCGGGGACAGTCCAAGAACACACCGACACAGATGGAGCGACAGAAGCCACCGAGGTGGGACAGCGTACCGACCCTCAGGAGACGCCCCCGGGCACCAGCTGGCTCAGGTCGCCCTCGGTGCGGCTCACCCACTCGCCATAGAGGCCGCACACGTGGAGCCCCAGCACCTTGGCCGAGAAGACGCCCGCAGCGCTGTTGGCCGGGGagagggcggcggcggcggcggcgacgggcTCCGACCCCGGCCCGCGGGCGGCTGCGCCCAGAGCGGCCAGCACCGTCTCCACCGCGGCTCCCAGAGCCCGAGCCTGGCGGGCCGCGTCCTCCAGGCTCCGCAGCAGGCGCGGGGCGCGCGGGTTCAGCTCCGCCTGGCGGCGGCGCACGGCATCCAACAGCGCGGGCAGCGCACCCAGGGCAGCCGCGTCCAGACGCAGCCGCTCGGACAGCGGGAGCCCCGCGTGGCTCGGGGCCGGGCCACTGAGGCCGGCCAGTGCCAGCCGCGGTGGTGAGAAGCCCGGCAGCCCGAAGGGGTCTCCCTGCTGCTGCACCTGTGGGGATACATGGTCACCAGTCAGCCGGGCTCCTGGGATCGTGATGGGGGCTCGTCCACTCTTAACagacctccctcctcccttctcttgggGCCTTAAGTTTGCTCATCTTGCAAATAACAGATCCTACTGTGTTTGAGATTAAACCAAAAATTTACCTGGGCTTTGCACACAACTGTCTTGGTTTCTCTAACAGCTAATAAGAGTATCAATTTCATAAGGTAGTTAGGAGCATGCAGGGTCCGACGGACAAACTCTAGAACCCAGGAAAAGCTCAATAAAt includes:
- the LOC131899400 gene encoding cardiotrophin-1 isoform X1 yields the protein MNQREGSLEDPQADFSISFLPHLEAKIRQTHNLARLLAKYAEQLLEEYVQQQGDPFGLPGFSPPRLALAGLSGPAPSHAGLPLSERLRLDAAALGALPALLDAVRRRQAELNPRAPRLLRSLEDAARQARALGAAVETVLAALGAAARGPGSEPVAAAAAALSPANSAAGVFSAKVLGLHVCGLYGEWVSRTEGDLSQLVPGGVS
- the LOC131899400 gene encoding cardiotrophin-1 isoform X3, whose product is MEDPQADFSISFLPHLEAKIRQTHNLARLLAKYAEQLLEEYVQQQGDPFGLPGFSPPRLALAGLSGPAPSHAGLPLSERLRLDAAALGALPALLDAVRRRQAELNPRAPRLLRSLEDAARQARALGAAVETVLAALGAAARGPGSEPVAAAAAALSPANSAAGVFSAKVLGLHVCGLYGEWVSRTEGDLSQLVPGGVS
- the LOC131906636 gene encoding cardiotrophin-2, which codes for MLTLLCPVPAPLGLLSLLPPLRPAAPISPSEPISQAYSLALYMQKNTSTLLQTYLQYQGSPFSDPGFSAPELQLSSLPPAAVPFKTWHAMDDAERLSRAQGGFLALTQHLQLVGDDQSDLNPGSSILLAQLGAARLRAQGLLGNMAAIMTALGLPIPPEEDTLGLVPFGASAFERKCRGYIVTREYGHWTDRAVRDLALLKAKYPA
- the LOC131899400 gene encoding cardiotrophin-1 isoform X2, with translation MNQREGSLDPQADFSISFLPHLEAKIRQTHNLARLLAKYAEQLLEEYVQQQGDPFGLPGFSPPRLALAGLSGPAPSHAGLPLSERLRLDAAALGALPALLDAVRRRQAELNPRAPRLLRSLEDAARQARALGAAVETVLAALGAAARGPGSEPVAAAAAALSPANSAAGVFSAKVLGLHVCGLYGEWVSRTEGDLSQLVPGGVS
- the LOC131899400 gene encoding cardiotrophin-1 isoform X4; translated protein: MDPQADFSISFLPHLEAKIRQTHNLARLLAKYAEQLLEEYVQQQGDPFGLPGFSPPRLALAGLSGPAPSHAGLPLSERLRLDAAALGALPALLDAVRRRQAELNPRAPRLLRSLEDAARQARALGAAVETVLAALGAAARGPGSEPVAAAAAALSPANSAAGVFSAKVLGLHVCGLYGEWVSRTEGDLSQLVPGGVS